In Haemorhous mexicanus isolate bHaeMex1 chromosome 6, bHaeMex1.pri, whole genome shotgun sequence, a single window of DNA contains:
- the CARNS1 gene encoding carnosine synthase 1: MLSTSQPSPERVPSPEEQEWAGPEALCPGWLEDEAPDGEVPGDSGDPDGATHAYERLQSTLCQEGLPPTLDCSAEPRTGFGPLDMTVCILGSPTPFLPVLLEGGTRCPGAMVLCLSPSWASRVPSESSPGAWSLLLSRGISFKVGGHSALETFVPPRRANYVTGTFVPGDPEGGWVGELARDLDCPTGGSVPLAHRLEDTLVTRWVLAARANLPVPPTLAFVLGARGDLPAEPVAPGVRLVRLQDPQGQQSLVQEEVGAFLGGTAMEPYGQVVVRPAGWRWRGTGTRSTHRKEEGAAVAQAVGARLRGLTEEDSVLLEAMVPTARLPVPPPRSPAPRLPMALRICTLVCRSWGDRPQLCQVACAVGRAESPVRHGAALPQGLDSSLQQWGVAAPSQRQALATRLREATEAAAAALLASEAELSPRQRGGSRAHTDILGVDFLLACVDEVLELVALATNGQRCLETCALAEAMGRGVGEPCGDLPRLLAEAMLHRAQCHLVEGKDILLIGAGGVSKSFVWEAARAYGLRIHLVESDPEHFAAGLVQTFLPYDSREHRRDEEHAERVLELLRSRGLRPHACLSYWDDCVVLAALVCQGLGLRGPAPAAVRVAKQKSRTHRHLQRCRRGRPPPAAFAVPCRRLRSHGDVERAAGAVPFPAVAKLEFGAGGVGVRLVENAGQCHAHAARLWRDLRDDADHPGIGLGWGNAMLLMEYVPGTEHDVDLVVFEGRLLGAWVSDNGPTRVPAFLETAACLPSCLPADRQAQLVRAALECCRACGLRDGVFNVELKLGPAGPRLLEINPRMGGFYLRDWIREVYGPDLLLAAVLVALGVPPVLPARPAPRTHLAGVMCLASEHGETLAGGGGMEALRELHGRGLVRLNRLFEEPEGAGEYEEPLLSVACAGATLAEACERLLGLCQGLGIDSPRYPVEHFLSHFK; this comes from the exons ATG CTCTCGACGTCCCAGCCGAGCCCGGAGCGGGTGCCCAGCCCGGAGGAGCAGGAGTGGGCAGGGCCCGAGGCGCTGTGCCCGGGCTGGCTGGAGGATGAGGCCCCCGATGGCGAAGtgcccggggacagcggggacccCGACGGTGCCACCCACGCCTACGAGCGGCTCcagagcaccctgtgccaggaggggcTGCCCCCCACGCTGGACTGCTCCGCGGAGCCCCGCACGg GATTTGGCCCGCTGGACATGACCGTTTGCATCCTGGGCTCCCCGACCCCCTTCCTGCCCGTCCTGCTGGAGGGTGGCACCCGCTGCCCAG GCGCCAtggtgctgtgcctgtccccCTCCTGGGCCAGCCGGGTGCCGTCGGAGTCGTCCCCGGGCGCCtggtccctgctgctctcccggGGTATCTCCTTCAAGGTGGGGGGGCACAGCGCCCTGGAGACCTTCGtgccgccccgccgcgccaacTACGTGACGGGCACCTTCGTGCCGGGGGACCCCGAGGGCGGCTGGGTGGGCGAGCTGGCCCGTGACCTCGACTGCCCCACGGGGGGCTCGGTCCCGCTCGCCCACCGCCTCGAGGACACGCTGGTCACCCGCTGGGTGCTGGCGGCTCGCGCCAACCTGCCCGTGCCCCCCACGCTGGCCTTCGTCCTGGGGGCCAGGGGGGACCTGCCCGCCGAGCCGGTGGCCCCCGGGGTGAGGCTGGTGCGGCTGCAGGAcccccagggccagcagagcctggtgcaggaggaggtgggCGCCTTCCTGGGCGGCACTGCCATGGAGCCCTACGGCCAG GTGGTGGTGCGGCCGGCGGGGTGGCGGTGGCGGGGAACAGGCACCCGCAGCACCcacaggaaggaggagggggcggcggTGGCGCAGGCGGTGGGTGCCCGGCTCCGGGGGCTGACGGAGGAGGACAGCGTCCTGCTGGAGGCCATGGTGCCCACCGCCCGCCTGCCCGTGCCCCCCCCAC gcagcccagccccgcgGCTGCCCATGGCCCTGCGCATCTGCACCCTCGTCTGCAGGTCCTGGGGGGACcggccccagctctgccag GTGGCCTGCGCCGTGGGACGCGCGGAGAGCCCGGTGCGTCACGGCGCGGCGCTGCCCCAGGGCCTGGactccagcctgcagcagtggggagtGGCGGCCCCCAGCCAGCGACAGGCCCTGGCCACGCGGCTGCGGGAGGCCACCGAGGCCGCCGCGGCCGCCCTGCTGGCCAGCGAGGCCGAGCTGAGCCCGCGGCAGCGCGGCGGCAGCCGTGCCCACACCGACATCCTGG GCGTGGATTTCCTGCTGGCGTGCGTGgatgaggtgctggagctggtggcGCTGGCCACGAACGGCCAGCGGTGCCTGGAGACCTGCGCGCTCGCCGAGGCCATGGGGCGCGGCGTGGGCGAGCCCTGTGGGGATTTGCCGCGGCTGCTGGCCGAGGCCATGCTGCACCGGGCGCAGTGTCACCTGGTCGAGGGCAAGGACATCCTGCTCATCGGGGCCGGCGGCGTCAGCAAGAGCTTCGTGTGGGAGGCGGCCCGCGCCTACGGGCTgagg ATCCACCTGGTGGAGTCGGACCCGGAGCACTTCGCGGCGGGGCTGGTGCAGACCTTCCTGCCCTACGACAGCCGGGAGCACCGGCGGGACGAGGAGCACGCGGAgcgggtgctggagctgctgcgcTCCCGGGGGCTGCGGCCCCACGCCTGCCTCTCCTACTGGGACGACTGCGTGGTGCTGGCGGCCCTggtgtgccaggggctggggctccgcggccccgcgcccgccgccgtGCGGGTGGCCAAGCAGAAGAGCCGCACGCACCGGCACCTGCAGCGCTgccgccgcggccgcccgccgcccgccgccttCGCCGTGCCCTGCCGCCGCCTGCGGAGCCACGGCGACGTGGAGCGGGCGGCGGGCGCTGTGCCCTTCCCCGCCGTGGCCAAGCTGGAGTTCGGCGCAGGCGGCGTGGGCGTGCGACTGGTGGAGAACGCCGGGCAGTGCCACGCTCACGCCGCCCGCCTCTGGAGGGACCTGCGCGACGACGCCGACCACCCGGGCatcgggctgggctggggcaacGCCATGCTGCTCATGGAGTACGTGCCGGGCACCGAGCACGACGTGGACCTGGTGGTCTTCGAGGGGCGGCTGCTGGGCGCGTGGGTGTCGGACAACGGCCCCACGCGTGTCCCCGCCTTCCTGGAGACGGCGGcctgcctgccctcctgcctgcccgCCGACCGGCAGGCGCAGCTGGTGCGGGCGGCGCTGGAATGCTGCCGGGCGTGCGGGCTGCGCGACGGCGTCTTCAACGTGGAGCTCAAGCtgggcccggcggggccgcgcctGCTGGAGATCAACCCCCGCATGGGGGGCTTCTACCTGCGCGACTGGATCCGCGAGGTCTACGGCCCCGACCTGCTGCTGGCCGCCGTGCTGGTGGCGCTGGGCGTGCCGCCCGTGCTGCCCGCTCGCCCCGCGCCCCGCACGCACCTGGCCGGGGTGATGTGCCTGGCGTCGGAGCACGGCGAGACCCTGGCGGGCGGCGGGGGCATGGAGGCTCTGCGGGAGCTGCACGGCCGCGGGCTCGTCCGCCTCAACCGGCTCTTCGAGGAGCCCGAGGGGGCCGGCGAGTATGAGGAGCCGCTGCTGAGCGTGGCGTGCGCCGGGGCCACGCTGGCCGAGGCCTGCGAGCgcctgctggggctctgccaggggCTAGGCATCGACTCCCCGCGATATCCCGTGGAGCATTTCTTGTCCCACTTCAAATAG